Proteins from a genomic interval of Paenibacillus sp. RC334:
- the hflX gene encoding GTPase HflX has protein sequence MANSTYDTQTEMQDKAVLVSLITDEVKRSGINTEYSLNELVKLAETAGVEVLSVLTQNKEAKDSKWFIGKGKVEELRAAAEELGANTAIFDQELSGAQVRNLEESLDLKIIDRTQLILDIFAQRAKTREGIIQVELAQLSYLLPRLSGHGKNLSRLGGGIGTRGPGESKLETDRRHIRDRISDLKRQLEEVTRHRYLHRERRQKSGIVQVALVGYTNAGKSTLLKQLTAADVYIENQLFATLDPTSRTMELPSGKEIILTDTVGFIQNLPHDLVASFRATLEEANEAHLILHVVDASSDMRDEQMKVVETILEQLGAADKPQIVLFNKKDACTPEQLEMLPSGEGYLKISSFDESDLLRLRELIQEHLSGDTLRFRIPAERGDLTSVLYRIGDVLLTEYDGNDVIYEVEVQRGEYEKYGHALKDFTEG, from the coding sequence ATGGCGAACTCCACTTACGATACACAAACCGAAATGCAGGATAAGGCGGTACTGGTCAGTCTGATTACGGATGAAGTCAAGCGTTCTGGCATCAATACAGAATACTCTCTGAATGAACTTGTGAAGCTGGCCGAGACGGCTGGTGTTGAAGTGCTTAGCGTTTTGACCCAGAACAAGGAAGCAAAGGACTCCAAATGGTTTATTGGCAAAGGTAAGGTAGAGGAACTGCGCGCAGCTGCCGAGGAATTGGGAGCGAATACGGCTATTTTTGATCAGGAGCTGTCGGGGGCTCAGGTGCGAAATCTGGAAGAAAGTCTGGATCTCAAAATTATCGACCGTACGCAGCTTATTCTGGACATCTTTGCCCAGCGAGCGAAAACACGAGAAGGTATTATTCAGGTTGAGCTGGCGCAGCTGTCCTATTTGTTGCCCCGTTTGTCTGGACACGGCAAAAATCTGTCACGACTCGGCGGAGGTATCGGAACACGTGGTCCCGGTGAAAGCAAGTTGGAGACAGATCGTCGTCACATCCGTGATCGTATCAGCGATTTGAAACGTCAGTTGGAGGAGGTCACCCGTCATCGGTATTTACATAGAGAGCGCAGACAAAAGAGTGGTATTGTGCAGGTAGCGCTTGTCGGTTACACCAATGCGGGTAAATCAACGCTGTTAAAGCAACTAACGGCGGCTGATGTATATATTGAGAACCAACTGTTTGCGACGCTGGACCCTACCTCAAGAACGATGGAGTTACCGAGCGGCAAAGAGATTATTCTTACAGATACCGTTGGTTTTATTCAAAATCTTCCTCATGATTTGGTAGCTTCTTTCCGCGCTACTCTGGAGGAAGCTAATGAGGCTCATCTTATTTTGCATGTGGTAGACGCTTCTTCGGATATGCGTGACGAACAGATGAAGGTCGTGGAAACGATTTTGGAGCAACTGGGAGCAGCGGACAAGCCACAGATCGTATTGTTTAATAAAAAAGATGCTTGTACTCCTGAGCAACTGGAAATGCTTCCTTCCGGCGAGGGCTATTTGAAAATCAGCTCATTCGACGAAAGTGATCTGCTGCGTCTTCGTGAGCTGATTCAGGAGCATCTGAGCGGAGATACGCTGAGATTCCGCATACCGGCAGAACGTGGGGATCTGACATCGGTGCTTTATCGGATCGGGGATGTACTTCTGACTGAATATGATGGCAATGATGTCATTTATGAGGTAGAAGTTCAACGAGGCGAGTATGAAAAATATGGTCATGCCCTCAAGGACTTCACAGAAGGCTAA
- a CDS encoding AAA family ATPase, with product MNGRGIAAGKRTEERPSRQINVVLRSPEPIASVNVDETDAATSTKSQALPQYLSLYQEIQKELDHLVGLDNIKDLVFEVYAFLQIAHMRTDAGLLSNAHVYHMIFKGNPGTGKTTVARIIAKMLQKMGVLSKGHLIEVERADLVGEYIGHTAQKTRDLVKKSLGGVLFIDEAYSLARGGEKDFGKEAIDTLVKSMEDQKNQFILILAGYSGEMDFFLRTNPGLPSRFPIQLDFPDYTVDQLIQISEMMAKERDYILMPQSILKMKEHLLNERNDSLHAFSNARYVRNVIEKAIRHQAVRLLNQYRSGQPGKQELMTLRPEDLKMDKR from the coding sequence ATGAACGGACGGGGAATCGCCGCGGGCAAGCGGACGGAGGAGAGACCTTCCAGACAAATCAATGTCGTGCTGCGTAGCCCGGAGCCGATAGCTTCAGTAAATGTTGATGAGACGGATGCAGCAACTTCGACCAAGTCGCAGGCGTTACCGCAGTATCTTAGTCTCTATCAGGAAATTCAGAAGGAACTCGATCATCTCGTCGGCTTGGATAACATCAAAGACCTGGTATTTGAAGTATATGCTTTTTTGCAAATTGCCCATATGCGTACTGATGCGGGGCTGTTGAGTAACGCGCACGTATATCACATGATTTTCAAAGGAAATCCGGGTACAGGGAAAACGACGGTGGCCCGCATTATCGCTAAAATGCTGCAAAAAATGGGGGTACTGAGCAAGGGCCATCTGATTGAGGTGGAGAGGGCTGATTTGGTAGGCGAGTATATCGGACATACAGCGCAAAAAACGCGGGATCTGGTCAAGAAGTCTCTGGGTGGGGTGCTGTTTATTGATGAGGCATACAGTTTGGCGCGGGGAGGGGAAAAGGATTTTGGGAAGGAAGCTATTGATACCTTAGTAAAATCCATGGAGGATCAGAAAAATCAATTTATTTTGATCCTTGCCGGATACTCGGGTGAGATGGACTTCTTTTTGCGTACAAATCCAGGCTTGCCTTCCCGTTTTCCCATCCAGCTTGATTTTCCGGACTATACCGTGGATCAGCTTATCCAAATTTCCGAAATGATGGCCAAAGAACGGGATTATATTCTCATGCCTCAGTCCATACTCAAAATGAAAGAGCATCTGTTGAATGAACGCAACGACAGTCTTCATGCATTTAGCAACGCGCGTTATGTCCGCAATGTGATCGAAAAAGCGATTCGGCATCAGGCTGTCAGGTTGCTCAATCAGTACAGAAGCGGGCAGCCGGGAAAGCAGGAACTGATGACGCTGCGTCCTGAGGATTTGAAAATGGACAAAAGATAG
- a CDS encoding YdcF family protein, with the protein MKVLQRIRSTGPKDSESKSRLSGPEKKFSAAKRLVLCLLVIIMIGLVWGGIRFWNMNNAASTTPLQQAQVGIVLGASMWGAEPSPGLKERLNEALQLYRNGTVKRLIVSGGLDKPTYPYTEAEGMQRYLVDRGIPAQHIVLENHATSTYENLLYSQRIMQEYGWTSTVIITHSYHGPRALEIARFLNLEHPQMALAESKVLNMPLHQSREVLAYAKWTLQKWWLSAQTWVS; encoded by the coding sequence GTGAAGGTTTTGCAGAGGATTAGAAGCACTGGGCCAAAAGATTCTGAATCAAAAAGCAGGCTGAGCGGCCCAGAGAAAAAGTTTTCAGCAGCCAAGCGTCTTGTGCTTTGTCTGCTGGTTATCATTATGATCGGTTTGGTATGGGGAGGTATTCGATTTTGGAATATGAATAACGCTGCCTCTACCACTCCGCTTCAGCAAGCACAGGTAGGAATTGTACTAGGGGCTTCCATGTGGGGAGCAGAGCCAAGTCCGGGGCTAAAGGAGAGGCTGAACGAGGCCCTGCAGCTATACCGCAACGGTACAGTAAAGCGTCTGATTGTAAGCGGAGGGCTGGACAAACCAACTTACCCGTATACAGAGGCTGAGGGGATGCAACGCTATTTGGTTGACAGAGGTATTCCAGCGCAGCATATTGTGTTGGAAAACCATGCGACCAGCACCTACGAAAATCTGCTGTATAGCCAGCGTATCATGCAGGAGTATGGTTGGACCTCGACTGTGATTATCACACATAGTTATCATGGCCCACGGGCGCTGGAGATTGCCCGATTTTTGAATTTGGAGCATCCCCAGATGGCTCTGGCAGAATCTAAAGTACTGAATATGCCGCTTCATCAATCGAGAGAAGTACTGGCTTACGCCAAATGGACGCTGCAAAAGTGGTGGCTCAGTGCCCAAACCTGGGTGTCCTGA
- a CDS encoding DUF402 domain-containing protein — translation MKRKFGDRANWRRITNRKFACRYVESDVFTGYVTLYTILSLKEPLWKSYGGHTFCIADKGYSWLQYYPKGAHYVVTAMFDNREQIVEWYIDTCRNQGVTDQGVPWFDDLYLDVVVLKNGEIFLVDEDELEDALQRGHISTQEAELANRTAAEVLRRIDAHIFPYFKMSLKHRAEWFHNGDFKRDR, via the coding sequence ATGAAGCGCAAATTCGGAGACCGGGCCAACTGGCGCAGAATAACGAACCGCAAGTTTGCTTGCCGGTATGTGGAAAGTGACGTGTTTACAGGATATGTGACCTTGTATACCATTTTGAGTCTCAAGGAGCCGTTATGGAAAAGTTACGGCGGTCATACGTTTTGCATAGCGGATAAAGGGTATTCCTGGTTGCAATATTATCCGAAGGGTGCGCATTATGTAGTAACTGCTATGTTCGACAATCGGGAGCAGATTGTGGAATGGTATATTGATACCTGCCGAAATCAGGGAGTGACCGATCAGGGTGTGCCCTGGTTTGACGATTTGTATTTGGATGTTGTCGTACTTAAAAATGGCGAAATCTTTTTGGTGGATGAGGATGAGCTGGAGGATGCGTTACAGCGCGGGCATATCTCGACACAGGAGGCAGAACTGGCTAACCGTACAGCGGCTGAGGTTTTACGACGGATAGATGCCCATATATTCCCCTATTTTAAAATGTCGCTGAAACACCGGGCAGAATGGTTTCACAACGGTGACTTTAAGAGGGATCGGTGA
- the hfq gene encoding RNA chaperone Hfq, whose translation MNKSINIQDTFLNQLRKDSIPVTVYLINGFQVRGTIKAFDNFTIVIDSDGKQQLIYKHAISTFTPQRNVSLVQQQENASDN comes from the coding sequence ATGAACAAGTCCATTAATATCCAAGATACGTTTCTGAATCAATTGCGCAAGGATTCTATACCGGTAACGGTATACCTGATCAATGGATTTCAGGTGCGGGGAACCATTAAAGCATTTGACAACTTCACAATTGTTATCGACTCGGATGGAAAGCAGCAGCTGATCTACAAGCATGCTATTTCCACCTTTACACCGCAACGCAATGTGTCGCTTGTACAGCAACAGGAGAACGCCAGCGATAACTGA
- the miaA gene encoding tRNA (adenosine(37)-N6)-dimethylallyltransferase MiaA has translation MIAASKPKLLVLVGPTAVGKTKLSIEMARQFGGEIISGDSMQVYRHMDIGTAKISEQEMEGIKHHLIDIHEPEYPYSVAAFQEDCRRLIPDIHARGKLPFIVGGTGLYVESVCYEYQFSEVGADEAFRQEQLDYAEQFGAEALHARLQAVDPESARRLHPNDRRRVVRALEIYHVSGTTLSSQLASQKKESPYQLCIVGLTMDRQMLYKRIEDRIDGMLDQGLVAEVTSLMERGVRSDAISMQGLGYKEISSYLRGEVSLEEAVTWLKRDTRHFAKRQLSWFRHMKDIQWVDVTDFGNFSAHAARIHEIIAGKFRTDLEYTSKQSK, from the coding sequence TTGATAGCGGCATCTAAGCCTAAACTACTTGTTCTTGTCGGCCCGACTGCGGTCGGCAAGACGAAATTAAGCATCGAGATGGCACGGCAATTTGGCGGGGAAATTATTTCCGGAGATTCCATGCAGGTGTACCGTCATATGGATATTGGAACTGCCAAAATTTCCGAACAGGAAATGGAAGGAATCAAGCACCATTTGATTGATATTCATGAGCCGGAATACCCATATTCGGTAGCTGCATTTCAGGAAGATTGCCGTCGTCTCATACCGGATATTCATGCCAGAGGGAAACTGCCGTTTATCGTAGGTGGGACAGGTTTATATGTGGAGTCTGTCTGCTATGAATACCAGTTTTCCGAGGTGGGAGCTGATGAAGCTTTTCGTCAGGAACAGCTTGATTATGCCGAACAATTTGGAGCCGAGGCGCTTCATGCGCGACTCCAGGCGGTTGATCCCGAAAGTGCACGTCGTCTGCATCCCAATGACCGGCGCCGAGTCGTTCGAGCGTTGGAAATTTATCATGTTAGCGGAACGACGCTCAGCTCGCAATTGGCCAGTCAAAAAAAGGAATCTCCCTATCAGCTTTGCATCGTAGGTTTGACAATGGATAGGCAAATGCTATATAAACGTATTGAAGACCGAATTGACGGGATGCTCGATCAAGGGCTTGTTGCTGAGGTAACCTCCTTAATGGAACGGGGAGTGCGAAGCGATGCCATCTCCATGCAAGGTCTAGGCTATAAAGAGATATCCTCCTACCTGCGAGGAGAGGTGTCTTTGGAAGAGGCGGTGACTTGGCTGAAACGGGATACGCGTCATTTTGCGAAGCGGCAGCTCTCGTGGTTTCGCCATATGAAGGATATCCAGTGGGTAGATGTCACCGATTTCGGAAATTTTTCTGCTCATGCAGCCCGAATACACGAAATTATAGCAGGAAAGTTCCGGACAGACCTTGAATATACTTCAAAACAATCCAAATGA
- a CDS encoding class I SAM-dependent methyltransferase, translating into MLQDRENREEEKQARLREEQAHLLVTTGDSPSAEVVQRAELLAAELGVLYAPRRGISVARLTVAHRVRQALVLVQGGVRLISPEQPPMTFHPSMGFIRAKRVLKSEPDPMLTAARLVPGDTVLDCTAGLGTDSLLFSIGTGSSGQVTAVESSFPVYALIKDGMRHYRSGNAAVDEAFSGIDVRFGHHLDYLRSLPDRSVDIIYFDPMFRDPLLDSSAIGPLRGLANPDALDEESIVQAKRIARKTIVLKEKRGSREFARLGFHVEQRGTTKTVYGVIDIDSGI; encoded by the coding sequence ATGTTGCAGGATCGGGAAAACCGTGAAGAAGAAAAGCAGGCAAGGCTTCGGGAGGAACAAGCCCATTTATTGGTGACGACAGGGGATTCTCCCTCCGCTGAGGTCGTGCAGCGGGCGGAACTGCTTGCAGCCGAGCTGGGGGTGCTGTATGCCCCCCGTCGTGGTATATCGGTAGCAAGGCTGACTGTTGCTCATAGAGTTCGTCAGGCGTTGGTGCTCGTACAGGGTGGGGTGAGGCTGATTAGCCCGGAGCAACCACCGATGACTTTTCACCCGAGCATGGGCTTCATCCGCGCCAAGCGGGTGTTGAAGAGCGAGCCTGATCCGATGCTGACCGCCGCTCGGCTCGTTCCGGGGGACACCGTGCTGGATTGTACCGCAGGACTCGGAACGGATTCCCTCCTGTTTTCAATTGGAACAGGAAGTTCTGGACAAGTAACTGCTGTGGAAAGTTCTTTTCCTGTCTATGCTTTAATCAAGGATGGAATGAGGCATTACCGTTCCGGCAACGCTGCGGTAGATGAGGCATTTTCCGGCATTGACGTCCGCTTTGGTCATCATTTGGATTATTTGCGTAGCTTGCCGGATCGCAGTGTGGATATTATCTATTTTGACCCGATGTTCCGTGATCCGTTGCTCGATTCTAGTGCAATCGGTCCATTGAGAGGATTGGCTAACCCGGATGCTCTGGATGAGGAAAGTATTGTTCAGGCAAAACGTATTGCAAGGAAAACAATTGTATTGAAGGAAAAACGGGGCAGCAGGGAATTTGCCCGCCTTGGCTTCCATGTGGAGCAACGGGGCACAACGAAAACAGTGTACGGAGTGATTGATATTGATAGCGGCATCTAA
- the mutL gene encoding DNA mismatch repair endonuclease MutL, producing the protein MSKIRVLDEHIANQIAAGEVVERPASVVKELVENAIDAGGTRVDVWVEEGGLQSIRVTDNGSGIEPEDVETAFYRHATSKIGHGRDLFQITSLGFRGEALPSIAAVSKVELLTAAGDDGRARKLVIEGGKLVLHEDAAARQGTDFTVRELFYNTPARLKYMKTIQTELGHISDVLYRMALSHPEVAFTLRHNGNTLLQTLGNGDLLQVIAAVYGTSAAKSMLLLEGESLDYRISGYVSRPEWTRSNRNAISTVVNGRFVRSYGLNQALLKAYHTLLPINRFPLAVIQLEMHPSLVDVNVHPAKLEVRFSKEAELFQLVEDSVKAVLGQQVLIPKAVKREIGGKDSGSFVQEQFHFSKGSGMEGNSSAGESRGEAQPLAGPFPEGRDPRQSIRLDGNEEEHRLGTEREQRQNRERLLVSGRGKTSSGQRVSDEELDADFVDGNDGNGVRGNDPVPDSASGQAFATQEIQGNKSESGSSPLYSGRVQEAAASVAYRPSASPDAGNAVDSRYFLDQKKRQSRLNAEQLAVVSGEAPEIPAFPELNLIGQHHGTYLIAQNDQGLYLIDQHAAHERVNYEFYYEKFGSPEAVSQELLLPITLEFTPSETEKLKTRLHWFEQAGVYLEHFGGQTFRVSSYPYWLPQGQEADVIEEMAGWVLDEKAIDLAKLREAASIMCSCRASIKANQKLTDRQAVVLLERLAACRQPYTCPHGRPIVVSFSIYDLEKLFKRVM; encoded by the coding sequence ATGTCTAAAATTCGGGTACTGGATGAGCATATTGCCAACCAGATTGCTGCCGGTGAGGTTGTAGAACGTCCAGCCTCCGTCGTGAAGGAGCTGGTGGAAAATGCGATTGATGCGGGCGGTACGCGTGTCGACGTATGGGTAGAGGAAGGCGGACTGCAAAGCATCCGGGTGACGGATAACGGTAGTGGCATCGAGCCTGAAGATGTCGAAACGGCGTTCTATCGGCATGCGACCAGCAAAATCGGGCATGGACGCGATCTGTTCCAGATCACGAGCCTGGGCTTCCGGGGAGAAGCGCTGCCGAGTATTGCGGCTGTATCGAAAGTGGAGCTGCTGACAGCAGCCGGAGATGACGGACGTGCCCGCAAATTGGTTATTGAGGGCGGCAAGCTGGTGCTGCATGAGGATGCAGCCGCTCGGCAAGGGACGGATTTTACCGTCCGGGAGCTGTTTTATAACACGCCTGCAAGGCTGAAATATATGAAAACGATCCAGACGGAGCTGGGGCACATTTCGGATGTACTTTACCGAATGGCGCTTTCACACCCCGAAGTTGCCTTCACATTGCGGCATAACGGGAATACACTGCTTCAAACGCTGGGTAATGGTGATTTGCTTCAAGTGATTGCCGCTGTTTATGGAACCTCGGCAGCGAAATCCATGCTGCTGCTGGAAGGAGAGAGTCTGGATTACCGTATTAGCGGCTATGTCAGCCGCCCGGAGTGGACCAGATCGAATCGGAATGCCATCTCGACGGTGGTGAACGGACGTTTTGTGCGTAGCTACGGGCTGAATCAGGCACTGCTTAAGGCGTATCATACCTTGCTGCCGATCAATCGTTTTCCACTAGCTGTGATCCAGCTGGAAATGCATCCTTCACTGGTGGATGTTAACGTTCATCCTGCCAAGTTGGAGGTACGTTTCAGCAAAGAAGCCGAGCTGTTTCAATTGGTTGAGGATTCGGTAAAAGCTGTTCTAGGGCAGCAGGTGCTGATTCCGAAGGCAGTCAAGCGCGAAATCGGCGGCAAGGATAGCGGCTCGTTCGTGCAGGAGCAGTTCCATTTCTCGAAGGGAAGCGGTATGGAAGGAAACTCTTCTGCTGGCGAGAGCCGAGGGGAGGCACAACCGCTTGCCGGACCTTTCCCGGAGGGCCGTGACCCGCGCCAATCTATTCGTTTGGACGGAAATGAGGAGGAACACAGGCTTGGCACGGAGCGTGAGCAACGCCAGAATAGGGAGAGACTCCTTGTCTCTGGTCGGGGGAAAACGTCTTCTGGGCAACGTGTCAGTGACGAGGAACTGGATGCAGATTTTGTGGATGGAAACGATGGGAATGGCGTTAGAGGGAACGATCCGGTGCCTGATAGTGCTTCCGGGCAGGCGTTCGCTACTCAAGAAATTCAAGGGAATAAAAGCGAATCCGGTTCATCCCCTTTGTACAGCGGCAGAGTACAGGAAGCGGCTGCTTCTGTGGCTTATCGGCCTTCTGCTTCACCGGATGCAGGAAACGCTGTGGATTCCCGATATTTCTTGGATCAGAAGAAACGTCAGTCACGACTGAATGCAGAGCAGTTGGCGGTGGTGTCGGGTGAGGCTCCCGAGATTCCCGCTTTTCCTGAGCTAAATTTGATTGGTCAGCACCATGGAACCTATTTGATTGCGCAGAACGATCAGGGGCTGTATTTAATTGACCAGCATGCTGCGCATGAACGGGTTAACTACGAATTTTATTATGAAAAATTCGGCAGTCCCGAGGCGGTATCTCAGGAGCTACTCCTGCCGATTACATTAGAATTTACGCCCTCGGAGACGGAAAAGCTGAAAACAAGGCTGCACTGGTTTGAGCAGGCGGGAGTGTATTTGGAGCATTTTGGTGGTCAAACCTTCCGTGTTAGCTCTTATCCTTACTGGCTTCCTCAAGGGCAAGAAGCGGATGTTATTGAGGAAATGGCAGGATGGGTACTGGATGAAAAAGCAATTGATCTTGCAAAGCTGCGGGAAGCAGCCTCGATCATGTGCTCCTGCCGGGCTTCGATTAAAGCGAACCAGAAGCTGACTGACCGACAGGCTGTCGTACTGCTGGAGCGTTTGGCGGCGTGCAGACAGCCGTACACCTGCCCGCATGGGCGGCCCATCGTTGTGTCCTTTTCCATATATGATTTGGAGAAGCTGTTTAAGAGAGTAATGTAA
- the mutS gene encoding DNA mismatch repair protein MutS, whose product MAKYTPMIEQYLSIKDQAQDAFLFFRLGDFYEMFFDDAILASKELEITLTGREGGGTEKIPMCGVPYHSAENYIQRLIEKGYKVAICEQMEEASATKGMVRRDIVRVVTPGTVMEGKVLGDKSNNYMVCVTETDGMLALAACDLSTGELYVTSVPDSKEWLLDEINIYEPSEMLGDGHLLDFVTSRMSPVGRRVVYTAWDKSKDDLVRGQFGEATWARLNEERRQCVSRLIAYLNETQKRSLGQLTQISVYEPNHFMILDPFTRRNLELVETVRERSKKGSLLWLLDRTETSMGARLLRRWIDKPLLSSHLIEERLEAVDKLYHQFIFREDVRAQLKEIYDLERLVGRIAFGSANARDLIALKLSLTRIPALRELCAESESETLRRVAQTLDSCTDLCALIEEAVADEPPISVRDGGLIKEGYHQRLDELREASVNGKRWIAELEAKERVATGIRSLKIGYNKVFGYYIEVTKSNLASLPEGRYERKQTLANAERYITPELKEKESLILEAEDKMVDLEYSLFSELRSKLNTEIPRLQKLAERVAEIDVYQSLASVSAERGFVKPELTTGYDLVVEQGRHPVVEAVMKDGSFIANGTALEEADAHILLITGPNMAGKSTYMRQVALIAIMAQIGCFVPAAHAKVPMLDRIFTRIGAADDLIGGQSTFMVEMADIQVMTDKATPRSLIIIDELGRGTSTSEGMAIAQAVIEFVHDTIGCKALVSTHFHELAHLEQSLSSLRNYSMAVQESGDKVNFLRKLIPGAASSSYGIYCARLAGLPDNIIERANGLLHGFEHAAAQVTAGTEAVAVAKENVVHRTVSGAGASSSDGTHSDQTLRESREVALQAPLMSQQANVVKENTQQVVEDSSVLDHTATGVVQLSIFGEQELAPAKPQLETAEVNPIVRQILRKVKNADVMNMTPLQAMQLLNELKNKANGL is encoded by the coding sequence ATGGCCAAATATACACCGATGATTGAGCAATATTTATCCATAAAAGACCAGGCGCAGGATGCGTTTTTGTTTTTCCGCCTAGGGGATTTTTACGAGATGTTTTTTGATGATGCGATTCTTGCATCGAAGGAGCTGGAGATTACACTTACCGGACGCGAGGGTGGCGGCACGGAAAAAATTCCAATGTGCGGCGTGCCTTATCATTCGGCGGAAAATTACATACAGCGCCTTATTGAAAAGGGTTATAAGGTTGCCATCTGCGAACAGATGGAGGAAGCCTCGGCTACGAAGGGGATGGTACGGCGAGATATTGTCCGTGTCGTCACTCCGGGTACGGTGATGGAAGGCAAGGTGCTGGGTGACAAATCCAACAACTACATGGTATGTGTCACCGAGACGGACGGGATGCTGGCACTGGCGGCCTGCGATTTGTCAACAGGTGAGCTGTATGTGACCTCTGTACCTGATTCGAAAGAATGGCTGTTGGATGAAATTAATATTTATGAGCCGTCAGAAATGCTGGGGGATGGTCATCTGCTCGATTTCGTAACCTCCCGAATGTCACCCGTTGGGCGTCGTGTTGTCTACACAGCCTGGGACAAGTCTAAGGATGATCTTGTGCGTGGTCAATTTGGTGAAGCAACGTGGGCAAGGCTCAACGAGGAACGTAGGCAGTGTGTATCGCGTCTGATTGCTTATTTGAATGAAACGCAAAAAAGATCGTTAGGCCAGTTGACCCAGATTTCCGTTTATGAGCCAAACCATTTTATGATTCTTGATCCATTTACCCGCCGTAATCTGGAACTGGTGGAGACGGTTCGTGAGCGCTCCAAGAAGGGATCGTTGCTGTGGTTGCTGGATCGGACGGAGACGTCGATGGGAGCGCGGTTGCTGCGACGCTGGATCGACAAGCCGCTGCTTAGCAGCCATCTGATCGAGGAACGGCTGGAGGCGGTTGATAAGCTGTACCACCAGTTTATTTTTCGTGAGGATGTGCGTGCACAGCTTAAAGAAATTTACGACCTGGAGCGCTTGGTTGGGCGAATTGCCTTTGGCAGCGCCAATGCACGCGACCTGATTGCACTCAAGCTGTCATTAACCCGAATTCCGGCTTTGCGTGAGCTATGCGCAGAATCGGAATCGGAGACACTGCGCCGAGTTGCCCAGACGCTGGATAGCTGTACAGACTTGTGTGCGTTGATTGAGGAAGCCGTAGCGGACGAGCCGCCTATTTCTGTAAGGGACGGGGGTCTCATTAAGGAAGGCTACCATCAGCGTCTGGACGAACTGCGGGAGGCGAGTGTGAACGGCAAGCGCTGGATCGCCGAGCTGGAGGCCAAGGAACGTGTAGCGACTGGTATTCGGTCGCTCAAAATCGGGTACAACAAAGTATTTGGTTATTATATCGAGGTAACCAAATCCAATCTGGCTTCATTGCCGGAAGGACGATATGAACGCAAGCAAACGCTGGCGAATGCGGAACGATATATTACACCGGAGCTGAAGGAAAAGGAATCTCTGATTTTGGAAGCCGAGGATAAGATGGTAGATCTGGAGTACTCTCTCTTCTCTGAGCTTCGCAGTAAACTAAATACTGAAATTCCACGCCTGCAAAAGCTGGCAGAGCGGGTGGCAGAAATTGATGTGTACCAGTCCCTGGCATCGGTCAGCGCAGAGCGTGGCTTCGTGAAGCCTGAGCTGACAACGGGATATGATCTCGTGGTGGAGCAGGGGCGGCATCCCGTTGTGGAAGCTGTGATGAAGGATGGCAGCTTTATCGCCAATGGTACGGCGCTGGAGGAAGCAGATGCGCATATTTTGCTAATCACCGGTCCGAATATGGCCGGGAAAAGTACGTATATGCGTCAGGTTGCGCTGATCGCAATTATGGCGCAGATCGGTTGCTTCGTTCCGGCTGCACATGCGAAAGTGCCGATGCTGGATCGCATTTTCACGCGCATCGGTGCGGCGGATGACCTGATCGGCGGGCAGAGTACGTTCATGGTGGAAATGGCTGATATTCAGGTCATGACAGACAAAGCGACTCCGCGAAGCCTGATCATTATTGACGAGTTGGGACGCGGTACGTCCACCAGTGAGGGGATGGCGATTGCTCAAGCTGTGATTGAATTTGTCCATGACACGATCGGCTGTAAGGCGCTGGTGTCTACGCATTTTCATGAGCTGGCTCATTTGGAGCAAAGCCTGTCCTCGCTGCGGAACTACTCCATGGCGGTACAGGAAAGCGGCGACAAGGTGAATTTCCTGCGTAAGCTCATACCGGGCGCGGCCAGTAGCAGTTACGGTATCTATTGTGCCCGTCTTGCGGGTTTGCCGGATAATATCATTGAACGTGCGAACGGGCTGTTGCATGGCTTTGAGCACGCGGCTGCCCAAGTGACGGCAGGCACCGAGGCTGTTGCAGTAGCGAAGGAAAATGTTGTTCACCGCACAGTTTCAGGAGCTGGAGCTTCTTCTTCGGACGGCACCCATTCAGACCAGACGCTACGGGAAAGCAGGGAAGTGGCGTTGCAGGCTCCACTTATGTCACAGCAAGCCAACGTTGTAAAAGAAAACACTCAGCAGGTGGTGGAAGACTCCAGTGTACTGGACCATACGGCTACCGGAGTCGTACAGCTGTCCATTTTCGGAGAGCAAGAGCTTGCTCCTGCCAAGCCGCAGCTGGAGACGGCCGAGGTTAATCCGATTGTGCGCCAGATTTTACGCAAGGTGAAAAACGCTGATGTCATGAATATGACACCTTTGCAGGCGATGCAGTTGTTAAATGAACTGAAAAACAAGGCCAACGGCCTGTAG